One Nostoc sp. CENA543 genomic window, ACCTTGAAGGATAGCACTACTTTGGATTTTGACTTCTTCCATTGCTTTTGCACCTGCACCACTGGCTGATTGATAGGTAGCGGCGACGATGCGTTGCACTGGTTTGACTTGATGTAAAGGCCAGACTGCCAAGGTCATCAAAATTGTGGTGCAGTTGGGGTTGGCAATAATTCCCTGGTGGGTAGCAGCCGCTTGGGGATTCACTTCTGGAACAACCAGAGGGACTTCTGGGTGCATTCGGAAGGCACTGGAATTATCGATAACGACTGCACCTTTTTCTACTGCAACCTTTGCCCAAGTTTTGGAGGTCGAACCACCGGCACTAGCCAATACTATATCCACATTTTCTAAGGCGCGATCGCTCACTGCCTCTACTGGGATATTTTCTCCCTGAAATGAGAGCGATCGCCCTACACTTTTGGCAGAGGCTAACAATTTTAACTCTGCTACTGGAAAATTCCGACTTGCTAATAATTCCAGCAACTCTGTGCCGACAGCACCAGTTGCACCCAAGATAGCTACACGATACGACTTTGACAAACTGATTTCCTCCTTCTAAGAGGTCATGGATGACTGAGATGTTTTACAAAAATTGACAGTTTTTCTAAAAAATTAGCAATAATTGCGCCTACAATTAATTTTTTTAATTTCTACCAAATATTTTTTACGTATAAAAATATCTTTAACTAGTTACATAGTATAAGTTGATGATAAAGTTTAGCGCATTTTTTGTTGATATTTATCATTAAAATTCCAGCAATGTGGGTTCATTATACAATAAATTTACTCTACAAAAGAAAATCAACAGTCATTCAGTTCACAGTCCCGCTAACACCCGCAAGTGGCGTGATTTGATTTTTCCCTCTGCCCCCTTGCTCCCTGCCCCCCTGCCTCCAGATCCCTGCCTCCAGATCCCTACCTGTTGCCTCTATTGATTTGAGTAAAGTTATAGAGGTAAAATGTCAAGTCTTTTGCCATTAGCAGTAAACTGGATATCTACGAGCAGGGGCAGGAAATGCCCTTGTAGAAACCTCCCAAATTTAACCAAGAAACATCAAAGCTAAAAGCGGTAAATCCCGTCTTGTGTGTACTTGGAGTCACAAACACCAGAAAAATTAGAGACAAAGCATGAAAGTTACCCAGGAAAAACTTCCCGCCAGTCAAATTGGGCTGGAGATAGAAATTACACCAGAAAGCACTCAGCAAACCTACGAACAAGTTATTAAAAACTTAGCTAAAACCGTTAATATTCCTGGGTTTCGTAAAGGCAAAGCACCCAGGCACATATTGTTACAGCAATTGGGCAGCACGCGGATTAAAGCAGCAGCCCTAGAAGAACTCATTCAAGATGGGATTGAGAAAGCTGTTAAGCAAGAATCGATTGCGGCTATTGGTCAACCACGGTTACGTTCTTCCTTTGATGATTTAATCAACAACTACGAACCAGGGAAACCCCTGACATTCATGGCCACAGTGGACGTAGAACCAGAAGTGAATTTAACGCAATACACTGGTTTGAGTGTCCAAGCCGAAGAAATCAAGCATGATGCTAATCGAGTAGACGAAGTTCTAGAACAAGAACGTCAACAGATGGCTACATTAATTCCCGTAGAAGGAAGAGCAGCCCAAATTGGGGATGTGGCTGTAGTAGATTTTAAAGGCGTAATTGCTAAAGCCGAAGACGCAGACCCCGCAGCTGAACCAGAACCCATTCCTGGTGGTGACGCGACCGATTTTCAAGTAGAGTTACAAGAAGATAAATTCATTCCTGGCTTTGTTTCAGGAATGATCGGGATGAATCCTGGCGAAACCAGAGAAGTATCGGCGCAATTCCCTGATCCTTACGTGAACCAAGAATTAGCCGGTAAACCTGCATTATTCACCATTACACTCAAAGAACTCAAAGAAAAAGAATTACCCGCCTTAGATGATGACTTCGCCCAAGAAGTCAGCGACTTTGAGACTATAGAAGCATTGCGTGCATCCCTAGAGGAGCGATATCAAAAAGAAGCTGAGGATAAAACCAAAGCGAACAAACAAGAAGCCCTACTAAACGAAATCGTCAAGCATCTAGAGGCAGATTTACCAGCCACGATGATTGACAAAGAAATAGACACCATGCTGACGCAAACAGCAATCAAACTGTCACAGCAAGGGCTAGATGTCAGAAAGTTATTTACCGAAGATATTATCCCTCAATTACGAGAAAGGTCGCGTCCTGAAGCCATTGAACGTCTGAAGCGGTCTTTGGTGCTACAAGAAGTTGCTAAACGCGAATCAATTGAAGTCACCCCAGAAGAAGTGCAAGCTAGAGTTACAGAACTCCTGGCGCAATATCCCGACGAGGACGTTGATGAAGATAGATTGCAAGCCGTCGTCGAGAACGAAATGTTAAGCGAAAAAATTATCGATTGGCTGTTAGAGCATTCTACCGTTGAACTAGTACCAGAAGGTTCACTAGCCAGCAAAGAGGAAGAAACAGCAACAACTGCACCTGAGACTGAGGCAGAAACCGCCGAATCTACCACAGAATCGGAAGAGTAAATATATTAGGGGTGTAAGGGTATGGGGGTGTAGGGGTATCAGGGAAAAGACAGCACAGCAAACCCTGGGTTATAACAGCTAAATAGGGTATTGAGTAAATGATCTTAATACCCCAGTCCCCAATCCCCAATCCCCAGTCCCCAACCCCCAGTAAATAAGATTTGTGATCTTACTTGCCTGATACCCTGCTACACGAGAAGAATATAGATGAGGCATAATACACATAGGTAAAACCAAAATTTACTCTATTCCATATCTAGCAGCGATCGCTGCCAAAATATCTGTAATCAACCTATCTTTAAAAGTTCTCCTATGCTTGTATCGCAGTCGGCAAACTATCCCATCAGCAGTTTAGGTCAAATCGGCGGAATTTCTTCCCATATCCACGGCACAAGTAACATTTTGCCTACGGTTGTAGAACAATCAGGGATGGGAGAAAGAGCCTTTGACATTTACTCCCGCCTACTGCGAGAGCGAATTATCTTTCTGGGAACCCCTATAGATGATGCGGTAGCTAATACAGTTGTTGCCCAGTTATTGTTTCTAGACGCTGAAGACGCAGAAAAAGACATCCAACTGTACATTAACTCCCCTGGTGGCTCTGTCTACGCAGGAATGGCAATCTATGATACAATTCAGCAGATTCGGCCAGATGTTGTTACTATATGTTTTGGATTAGCCGCCAGCATGGGGGCATTTCTGTTAGCAGCCGGAACTGCTGGTAAACGTATGTCTTTGCCAGATTCCCGCATCATGATCCACCAACCCCTCGGCGGCGCACAAGGTCAAGCGATTGACATCGAAATCCAAGCTAGGGAAATTCTTTACATCAAGGGTATGTTAAATCAGTTATTGACTAAACATACTGGTCAACCCCTAGAGAAAATCGAAACAGATACCGATCGCGACTTCTTCATGTCCGCAGAAGAGGCTAAGAGTTACGGTTTGATTGATCAAGTCATCTCCAGACAAAATCTTCCCACCGCAGGGGAAAATGTCACCGTTGTCAAATAAGAGGCTGGTATGTCTAAGTACGACTCCCATTTAAAATGTTCGTTTTGTGGCAAGTCTCAAGAGCAGGTGCGTAAGTTAATCGCAGGGCCGGGAGTCTACATCTGCGATGAATGCGTTGACTTGTGTAATGAAATACTAGATGAGGAGTTACTAGATACTAACGGAGCGGCGGCACAACCAGCACCTAAATCAGAGCCAGCTCAAAAACGCCGCGCCCGTTCTTCCAGTCTCTCCTTAAGCCAAATACCCAAACCCAGAGAGATTAAAAAGTACCTAGACGAACACGTCATTGGGCAAGACGAGGCGAAAAAGGTT contains:
- a CDS encoding aspartate-semialdehyde dehydrogenase, coding for MSKSYRVAILGATGAVGTELLELLASRNFPVAELKLLASAKSVGRSLSFQGENIPVEAVSDRALENVDIVLASAGGSTSKTWAKVAVEKGAVVIDNSSAFRMHPEVPLVVPEVNPQAAATHQGIIANPNCTTILMTLAVWPLHQVKPVQRIVAATYQSASGAGAKAMEEVKIQSSAILQGESPVAEVLPYPLAFNLFPHNSPMTDSGYCEEEMKMVNETRKIFGTQDIRITATCVRVPVLRAHSEAINLEFAEPFSPASAKEILSQAPGVKLVEDWGKNYFPMPIEASGRDEVLVGRIRQDISHPCGLELWLCGDQIRKGAALNAVQIAELLVEKNLLQPAKVYASS
- the clpP gene encoding ATP-dependent Clp endopeptidase proteolytic subunit ClpP, with the protein product MLVSQSANYPISSLGQIGGISSHIHGTSNILPTVVEQSGMGERAFDIYSRLLRERIIFLGTPIDDAVANTVVAQLLFLDAEDAEKDIQLYINSPGGSVYAGMAIYDTIQQIRPDVVTICFGLAASMGAFLLAAGTAGKRMSLPDSRIMIHQPLGGAQGQAIDIEIQAREILYIKGMLNQLLTKHTGQPLEKIETDTDRDFFMSAEEAKSYGLIDQVISRQNLPTAGENVTVVK
- the tig gene encoding trigger factor, giving the protein MKVTQEKLPASQIGLEIEITPESTQQTYEQVIKNLAKTVNIPGFRKGKAPRHILLQQLGSTRIKAAALEELIQDGIEKAVKQESIAAIGQPRLRSSFDDLINNYEPGKPLTFMATVDVEPEVNLTQYTGLSVQAEEIKHDANRVDEVLEQERQQMATLIPVEGRAAQIGDVAVVDFKGVIAKAEDADPAAEPEPIPGGDATDFQVELQEDKFIPGFVSGMIGMNPGETREVSAQFPDPYVNQELAGKPALFTITLKELKEKELPALDDDFAQEVSDFETIEALRASLEERYQKEAEDKTKANKQEALLNEIVKHLEADLPATMIDKEIDTMLTQTAIKLSQQGLDVRKLFTEDIIPQLRERSRPEAIERLKRSLVLQEVAKRESIEVTPEEVQARVTELLAQYPDEDVDEDRLQAVVENEMLSEKIIDWLLEHSTVELVPEGSLASKEEETATTAPETEAETAESTTESEE